One stretch of Mastomys coucha isolate ucsf_1 unplaced genomic scaffold, UCSF_Mcou_1 pScaffold12, whole genome shotgun sequence DNA includes these proteins:
- the Ncbp2as2 gene encoding protein NCBP2AS2, with protein sequence MVFRRLLAALLHNPQLVERLSESRPIRRAAQLTAFALLQLQLRGRDAARRLRALADQPPGSLGRRAARFKDTFTEEFRRGVQDRPGQQKGPGAKA encoded by the coding sequence ATGGTTTTCCGGCGACTGCTGGCGGCCTTGCTGCACAACCCGCAGCTGGTGGAGCGGCTGTCCGAGTCGCGGCCCATCCGGCGGGCGGCGCAACTCACAGCCTTCGCGCTGCTACAGCTGCAACTGCGCGGCCGCGATGCAGCCCGCCGTCTGCGCGCCCTCGCGGATCAGCCCCCGGGTTCCCTGGGTCGCCGCGCCGCGAGGTTCAAGGACACTTTCACCGAGGAATTCCGCCGCGGCGTCCAGGACCGTCCAGGGCAGCAGAAGGGTCCGGGCGCCAAAGCGTAA